The following proteins are encoded in a genomic region of Magnolia sinica isolate HGM2019 chromosome 1, MsV1, whole genome shotgun sequence:
- the LOC131240291 gene encoding aconitate hydratase, cytoplasmic-like, which yields MYITASSSGLLRAAASSHSRVRFSSSLSTKTLSSSPSSLINPRSLSFSRSISSSSIFVRSLRSSFSSRHLFDWRSPVSLRAQIRSSAAVIERFQRKIATMASENAFKGILTSLPKPGGGEFGKYYSLPALNDPRIDKLPYSIRILLESAIRNCDNFQVTEGDVEKIIDWENTSPKQVEIPFKPARVLLQDFTGVPAVVDLACMRDAMNKLGSDSNKINPLVPVDLVIDHSVQVDVARSENAVHANMELEFQRNRERFGFLKWGSTAFQNMLVVPPGSGIVHQVNLEYLGRVVFNTHGILYPDSVVGTDSHTTMIDGLGVAGWGVGGIEAEAAMLGQPMSMVLPGVVGFKLSGKLHNGVTATDLVLTVTQMLRKHGVVGKFVEFYGGGMGELSLADRATIANMSPEYGATMGFFPVDHVTLKYLKLTGRSDETVAMIEAYLRANNMFVDYNLPQKERVYSSYLELDLADVEPCMSGPKRPHDRVPLKEMKSDWHSCLDNKVGFKGFAVPKELQDKVAKFSFHGQPAELKHGSVVIAAITSCTNTSNPSVMLGAALVAKKACELGLEVKPWVKTSLAPGSGVVTKYLLKSGLQKYFDQQGFNIVGYGCTTCIGNSGDLDESVSSAISENDIIASAVLSGNRNFEGRVHPLTRANYLASPPLVVAYALAGTVDIDFDKEPIGTSKDGKSVYFKDIWPTTEEIAEVVQSSVLPDMFKSTYESITKGNPMWNQLSVPATTLYSWDPKSTYIHEPPYFKTMTMAPPGPHGVKDAYCLLNFGDSITTDHISPAGSIHKDSPAAKYLLERGVDRKDFNSYGSRRGNDEVMARGTFANIRIVNKLLKGEVGPKTVHIPTGEKLYVFDAAMRYMADGHDTIVLAGAEYGSGSSRDWAAKGPMLLGVKAVIAKSFERIHRSNLVGMGIIPLCFKPGEDADTLGLTGHERYNIDLPSSVSEIKPGQDVTVTTDNGKSFTCIARFDTEVELAYFDHGGILPFVIRNLINSKQ from the exons ATGTATATAACTGCCTCTTCGTCTGGACTCCTCAGAGCTGCAGCTTCTTCCCattctagggttaggttttcgtcTTCCCTTTCCACCAAAACCCTATCTTCTTCTCCATCTTCTCTTATAAACCCTCGCTCTCTAAGCTTCTCCAGATCCATCAGCTCCTCATCTATCTTCGTCCGATCCCTACGATCTTCCTTCTCTTCGCGTCACCTCTTCGATTGGAGATCGCCAGTCAGCCTTCGTGCTCAGATCAGGAGCTCCGCTGCTGTCATCGAACGGTTCCAGCGGAAGATCGCGACCATGG CTTCTGAGAATGCATTCAAGGGCATCTTAACCAGTCTCCCGAAGCCAGGCGGAGGCGAGTTTGGAAAGTACTATAGCTTGCCTGCTCTCAATGATCCAAGGATTG ATAAATTGCCATACTCTATCAGGATTCTTCTAGAGTCGGCGATCCGTAACTGTGACAACTTCCAAGTCACTGAGGGGGACGTTGAGAAAATTATTGATTGGGAAAATACTTCCCCAAAGCAAGTTGAAATCCCCTTCAAGCCTGCTCGTGTTCTCTTGCAG GATTTTACTGGTGTACCAGCTGTGGTCGACCTTGCCTGCATGCGAGATGCTATGAACAAGCTTGGCAGTGATTCTAATAAGATCAATCCCTTG GTTCCAGTAGATCTCGTTATTGATCATTCAGTTCAGGTCGATGTGGCAAGATCAGAAAATGCAGTTCACGCAAATATGGAGCTTGAATTTCAGCGCAACAGGGAGAGATTCGGTTTTCTTAAATGGGGATCTACTGCTTTTCAAAATATGCTTGTTGTTCCTCCAGGTTCCGGTATTGTGCACCAG GTTAATCTGGAATACCTTGGGAGGGTTGTGTTCAATACCCATGGCATACTCTACCCTGATAGTGTGGTTGGAACTGATTCCCACACAACAATGATTGATGGGTTAGGAGTTGCTGGCTGGGGAGTTGGAGGGATCGAAGCAGAGGCTGCGATGCTTGGCCAG CCCATGAGCATGGTTTTGCCTGGTGTTGTCGGGTTCAAGTTGTCTGGAAAATTGCACAATGGTGTTACAGCTACCGACTTAGTTTTAACTGTGACGCAAATGTTGAGGAAGCATGGGGTTGTTGGCAAGTTTGTTGAGTTTTATG GTGGGGGCATGGGTGAATTATCATTGGCTGATAGGGCTACTATTGCTAATATGTCTCCTGAATATGGAGCAACCATGGGTTTTTTCCCTGTAGATCATGTCactctaaaatatctcaagctgaCAGGACGAAGTGACGAAACC GTGGCAATGATAGAAGCCTATCTGAGAGCTAACAACATGTTCGTTGACTACAACTTG CCTCAAAAAGAGAGAGTATATTCATCTTATCTAGAGCTGGACCTTGCAGATGTTGAACCCTGCATGTCAGGTCCAAAGCG ACCTCATGACCGTGTTCCCTTGAAAGAAATGAAGTCAGATTGGCATTCTTGTTTGGATAACAAGGTTGGATTCAAG GGCTTTGCAGTACCTAAGGAATTACAGGATAAAGTTGCAAAATTTTCTTTCCATGGTCAGCCTGCAGAGCTCAAGCATGGTAGTGTCGTTATAGCAGCCATCACCAGCTGCACGAATACGTCAAATCCAAGTGTCATGCTTGGAGCTGCTCTGGTAGCAAAGAAGGCCTGTGAATTGGGTCTGGAG GTTAAACCTTGGGTTAAGACAAGTCTCGCTCCAGGTTCCGGCGTTGTTACCAAATATCTCCTTAAGAG TGGGTTGCAAAAGTATTTTGATCAACAAGGTTTCAATATTGTTGGTTACGGCTGCACTACATGTATTGGGAATTCTGGTGATCTTGATGAGTCAGTCTCTTCTGCAATTTCAGAAAATG ACATCATTGCTTCTGCCGTGCTCTCTGGAAACCGAAACTTTGAGGGTCGAGTGCATCCCTTGACTCGAGCTAATTATCTTGCTTCACCTCCCTTGGTTGTTGCATATGCCCTTGCTGGCACG GTTGACATAGATTTTGATAAGGAACCAATAGGAACAAGCAAGGATGGGAAGAGTGTCTATTTCAAGGATATCTGGCCAACAACTGAAGAAATTGCAGAG GTGGTTCAATCCAGCGTGCTGCCTGACATGTTTAAGAGCACTTATGAATCAATCACCAAGGGCAATCCTATGTGGAACCAGCTGTCAGTCCCAGCCACAACACTTTACTCATGGGACCCGAAATCAACATACATTCATGAGCCCCCATATTTCAAGACCATGACCATGGCTCCACCTGGGCCCCATGGAGTTAAGGATGCCTATTGCTTGCTCAACTTTGGTGACAGTATTACAACAGATCACATTTCACCAGCAGGGAGCATCCACAAGGACAGCCCTGCTGCAAAGTACCTCCTAGAGCGCGGGGTGGACCGGAAGGACTTCAATTCATATGGTAGTCGTCGTGGCAATGATGAAGTGATGGCGAGGGGAACCTTTGCTAATATTCGCATTGTTAACAAGCTCTTGAAAGGAGAAGTGGGCCCAAAGACAGTTCACATTCCAACAGGCGAGAAGCTATATGTTTTTGATGCGGCTATG AGGTACATGGCTGATGGGCATGACACTATTGTCCTGGCTGGAGCTGAGTATGGAAGTGGAAGCTCTCGAGATTGGGCTGCCAAGGGTCCAATGTTGCTG GGGGTGAAAGCAGTTATTGCCAAGAGCTTTGAGAGAATTCATCGTAGCAATTTAGTGGGAATGGGTATTATCCCCCTCTGTTTCAAGCCTGGGGAGGATGCAGATACTCTTGGTTTGACAGGTCACGAACGTTACAACATAGACCTCCCAAGCAGCGTTAGTGAGATAAAGCCTGGGCAAGATGTCACCGTCACGACTGACAATGGGAAGTCTTTCACCTGTATAGCTCGCTTTGACACCGAG GTGGAGTTGGCATATTTTGATCATGGGGGTATCCTTCCTTTTGTCATCCGTAATCTGATCAATTCCAAGCAGTAA
- the LOC131244036 gene encoding uncharacterized protein LOC131244036 translates to MRINKSWLRPIRTPLQCFASDKVISEGAISLSVTAGEGRNQVTLLVDFLVVNTPSAYNAILGRPSLNSMRAVVSTYHLMMKFPALGGIEYLRGDQREGQRCYSVAFRKGVVKQALTVNMLDPRERTLMLDFLKQHRDVFAYTHHDMSGIPLEVSKLLGAGFIEEIHYPDWIANVVLMKKANGKWRVCVDYSDLNKACPNDSLPLPRIDQLVDSTAKHELFTFMDAYSGYNQIVMYPPDR, encoded by the exons ATGAGGATCAACAAATCGTGGCTCCGACCCATCCGGACTCCATTGCAATGTTTTGCTAGTGATAAAGTAATCTCAGAGGGAGCGATCTCTCTCTCGGTCACAGCTGGAGAAGGTCGGAACCAGGTCACCTTGTTAGTAGACTTCCTGGTAGTAAATACGCCCTCGGCCTACAATGCCATTCTTGGCAGACCCTCCCTCAACTCCATGAGGGCAGTAGTATCTACATACCACTTAATGATGAAATTCCCTGCGTTGGGGGGAATTGAATACCTCCGAGGAGATCAACGAGAGGGGCAACGATGTTACTCGGTGGCGTTCAGGAAGGGCGTTGTGAAACAGGCCCTTACAGTCAACATGCTCGACCCCAGAGAG CGGACCCTAATGCTCGACTTCCTTAAGCAACATCGAGATGTCTTCGCTTACACTCATCACGATATGTCAGGTATTCCTCTTGAG GTTTCTAAACTCCTCGGCGCTGGCTTCATTGAAGAAATTCATTACCCAGACTGGATCGCAAACGTGGTGCTCATGAAGAAGGCTAATGGGAAATGGCGGGTCTGCGTAGATTACTCTGACCTGAACAAGGCGTGCCCCAATGATAGTTTACCCCTCCCCCGGATCGACCAATTGGTCGACAGCACAGCCAAGCACGAGCTCTTCACTTTCATGGACGCATACtctggctacaatcagatagtGATGTACCCTCCAGATAGATAG